A DNA window from Trichomycterus rosablanca isolate fTriRos1 chromosome 11, fTriRos1.hap1, whole genome shotgun sequence contains the following coding sequences:
- the wnt2 gene encoding protein Wnt-2 isoform X1, which yields MNFFPSGICLYLSVATCWFSTRVDSSWWYMGSLGSQVMCDNIPGLVTKQRQMCRQNPAVMQAVGGGVNEWISECQHQFQHQRWNCNTMARDHNVFGKLLLRGSREAAFVYSISSAGMVHTLTRACSQGELDSCSCDPGKKGTSHDAKGLFNWGGCSDHVDHAMKFTQAFVDAKESKEKDARALMNLHNNRLGRRAVKRFMTLECKCHGLSGSCSVRTCWLAMGDFRQTGDYLRKKYNSATQVVMNRYVTGFTTAHRMFKKPTKNDLIYFEDSPDYCLWDHESGSVGTGGRVCNRTSHGADSCEVLCCGRGYDTSRLSRTTKCECKFHWCCAVHCRDCHEEVDVHTCKSQS from the exons ATGAACTTTTTTCCAAGCGGAATATGTTTATATCTGTCTGTGGCAACCTGCTGGTTCAGCACACGAGTCGACTCATCCTGGTG GTACATGGGCTCTCTCGGATCGCAGGTTATGTGTGACAATATTCCAGGTTTGGTGACAAAACAGCGCCAGATGTGTAGGCAAAACCCCGCAGTGATGCAGGCTGTTGGTGGCGGAGTGAACGAATGGATCAGTGAGTGCCAGCACCAGTTCCAGCATCAGCGCTGGAACTGCAACACAATGGCCAGAGATCACAATGTGTTCGGCAAACTGCTGCTCCGTG GTAGTCGTGAGGCAGCTTTTGTGTACTCCATCTCCTCAGCAGGCATGGTCCACACACTGACCAGGGCCTGCAGTCAGGGTGAGCTGGACTCCTGCTCCTGTGACCCAGGAAAGAAGGGCACATCACACGATGCCAAAGGACTCTTTAATTGGGGTGGCTGTAGTGACCATGTGGACCATGCCATGAAGTTTACCCAAGCATTTGTTGATGCCAAAGAGAGTAAGGAGAAGGATGCACGGGCACTCATGAACCTGCATAACAATCGATTAGGAAGACGG GCAGTCAAGCGTTTCATGACCTTGGAATGTAAATGCCACGGTTTGAGCGGGTCCTGCAGTGTACGGACCTGCTGGCTCGCCATGGGCGACTTCAGACAGACGGGTGACTACCTACGCAAGAAGTACAACAGCGCCACCCAGGTGGTGATGAACCGCTacgtgacaggctttaccactgCCCACAGGATGTTTAAGAAGCCTACCAAGAATGACCTGATATACTTTGAGGACTCGCCTGATTACTGCTTATGGGATCATGAATCTG gtTCCGTGGGCACAGGTGGTCGTGTGTGTAACCGGACGTCACATGGAGCCGACAGCTGTGAAGTCCTGTGTTGTGGGCGGGGCTACGACACATCCCGCTTGAGTCGAACCACCAAATGTGAGTGCAAGTTCCACTGGTGCTGTGCCGTTCACTGCAGAGACTGTCACGAAGAGGTGGATGTCCACACGTGCAAATCCCAGTCGTGA
- the wnt2 gene encoding protein Wnt-2 isoform X2, whose product MQSTRVDSSWWYMGSLGSQVMCDNIPGLVTKQRQMCRQNPAVMQAVGGGVNEWISECQHQFQHQRWNCNTMARDHNVFGKLLLRGSREAAFVYSISSAGMVHTLTRACSQGELDSCSCDPGKKGTSHDAKGLFNWGGCSDHVDHAMKFTQAFVDAKESKEKDARALMNLHNNRLGRRAVKRFMTLECKCHGLSGSCSVRTCWLAMGDFRQTGDYLRKKYNSATQVVMNRYVTGFTTAHRMFKKPTKNDLIYFEDSPDYCLWDHESGSVGTGGRVCNRTSHGADSCEVLCCGRGYDTSRLSRTTKCECKFHWCCAVHCRDCHEEVDVHTCKSQS is encoded by the exons ATGCAGAG CACACGAGTCGACTCATCCTGGTG GTACATGGGCTCTCTCGGATCGCAGGTTATGTGTGACAATATTCCAGGTTTGGTGACAAAACAGCGCCAGATGTGTAGGCAAAACCCCGCAGTGATGCAGGCTGTTGGTGGCGGAGTGAACGAATGGATCAGTGAGTGCCAGCACCAGTTCCAGCATCAGCGCTGGAACTGCAACACAATGGCCAGAGATCACAATGTGTTCGGCAAACTGCTGCTCCGTG GTAGTCGTGAGGCAGCTTTTGTGTACTCCATCTCCTCAGCAGGCATGGTCCACACACTGACCAGGGCCTGCAGTCAGGGTGAGCTGGACTCCTGCTCCTGTGACCCAGGAAAGAAGGGCACATCACACGATGCCAAAGGACTCTTTAATTGGGGTGGCTGTAGTGACCATGTGGACCATGCCATGAAGTTTACCCAAGCATTTGTTGATGCCAAAGAGAGTAAGGAGAAGGATGCACGGGCACTCATGAACCTGCATAACAATCGATTAGGAAGACGG GCAGTCAAGCGTTTCATGACCTTGGAATGTAAATGCCACGGTTTGAGCGGGTCCTGCAGTGTACGGACCTGCTGGCTCGCCATGGGCGACTTCAGACAGACGGGTGACTACCTACGCAAGAAGTACAACAGCGCCACCCAGGTGGTGATGAACCGCTacgtgacaggctttaccactgCCCACAGGATGTTTAAGAAGCCTACCAAGAATGACCTGATATACTTTGAGGACTCGCCTGATTACTGCTTATGGGATCATGAATCTG gtTCCGTGGGCACAGGTGGTCGTGTGTGTAACCGGACGTCACATGGAGCCGACAGCTGTGAAGTCCTGTGTTGTGGGCGGGGCTACGACACATCCCGCTTGAGTCGAACCACCAAATGTGAGTGCAAGTTCCACTGGTGCTGTGCCGTTCACTGCAGAGACTGTCACGAAGAGGTGGATGTCCACACGTGCAAATCCCAGTCGTGA